A genome region from Microbacterium terricola includes the following:
- a CDS encoding S8 family peptidase codes for MAQDAIEPGSPQPKGWSWRDRARGSIVEGTLLDPAAEPLEGIEAFPTVYVPHRLLVSGGEKGELIGDNVGRVRAAADQFGWGVTRVLLDGTEIGDDDEVPGARLPGAPVVIRIELTTTDGDREGVSPALPDAWRVLQQVRRDALAAVREPVRDANGAVDVGRTLRVAGVDGIGLDHVLTVDPIGINPYTRSNPYTRSNPYTRSNPYTRSNPYTRSNPVGEYGEAGLGGRQPVAWVGPPLPRAALDEGRTRRAVVAVLDTGAGEHTWLPDDIVDRHVELDGQPIGHHDDANPEVFPDLFGPLDGELDPVAGHGTFIAGIVRQAAPDADILAIRVADALGVVEESNLLRVVEEVGVLVHRYRTGAEGGRPVDVLNLSLGYYHETPEDGLYSRDLYRLLSVIREQGTVVVVSAGNDATDRPTFPASLWPWPGSDNGLEPDDFAEHISVGALNPSGRSTALFSNVGPWVRRYARGASIVSTLPAFDGGIQASARDDEYDRHRLTIGPEDFRGGFGVWSGTSFAAPLVAGLVAARLQALPATEEAGKAVTRAAKAVTAVLADDEA; via the coding sequence ATGGCGCAGGACGCAATCGAACCCGGCAGCCCCCAGCCGAAGGGCTGGTCGTGGCGGGACCGGGCGCGCGGATCGATCGTGGAGGGCACGCTGCTCGACCCCGCAGCCGAGCCGCTCGAGGGGATCGAGGCCTTCCCGACCGTGTACGTCCCGCATCGGCTGCTCGTCTCCGGCGGCGAGAAGGGCGAGCTGATCGGCGACAACGTCGGGCGCGTCCGCGCGGCTGCCGACCAGTTCGGCTGGGGCGTCACGCGCGTCCTCCTGGACGGCACTGAGATCGGCGACGACGATGAGGTGCCCGGTGCGCGGCTGCCAGGCGCTCCCGTCGTGATCCGGATCGAGTTGACGACCACGGACGGCGACCGCGAAGGCGTCTCGCCCGCCCTGCCGGATGCGTGGCGGGTGCTGCAGCAGGTGCGTCGTGACGCCCTCGCGGCCGTCCGCGAGCCGGTGCGCGATGCGAACGGCGCCGTGGACGTGGGCCGCACCCTGCGGGTCGCCGGCGTCGACGGGATCGGGCTCGACCACGTCCTCACGGTCGACCCGATCGGCATCAACCCCTACACGCGGTCGAACCCGTACACGCGGTCCAATCCCTACACGCGGTCGAACCCGTACACCCGGTCGAACCCGTACACCCGGTCCAATCCCGTCGGCGAGTACGGCGAGGCGGGCCTCGGCGGCCGCCAGCCCGTCGCCTGGGTCGGGCCCCCGCTGCCGCGTGCGGCGCTCGACGAGGGCCGCACCCGCCGCGCGGTCGTGGCCGTGCTCGACACCGGGGCCGGGGAGCACACGTGGCTGCCCGACGACATCGTCGATCGGCACGTCGAGCTCGACGGCCAGCCGATCGGCCACCACGACGACGCGAACCCCGAGGTGTTCCCCGACCTGTTCGGCCCGCTCGACGGCGAGCTCGACCCGGTGGCCGGTCACGGCACGTTCATCGCGGGGATCGTCCGCCAGGCGGCGCCGGATGCCGACATCCTCGCCATCCGGGTCGCCGACGCCCTCGGCGTCGTCGAGGAGTCGAATCTGCTCCGCGTGGTCGAGGAGGTGGGCGTCCTCGTCCACCGGTACCGCACCGGAGCGGAGGGCGGGCGCCCCGTCGACGTGCTGAACCTCTCGCTCGGGTATTACCACGAGACGCCCGAGGACGGTCTGTACTCCCGTGACCTGTACCGGCTGCTGTCGGTCATCCGCGAGCAGGGCACGGTGGTCGTCGTCTCCGCGGGCAACGACGCCACCGACCGCCCGACCTTCCCGGCGTCGCTGTGGCCGTGGCCGGGCTCGGACAACGGGCTCGAGCCCGACGACTTCGCCGAGCACATCTCCGTCGGCGCGCTGAATCCGAGCGGCCGCTCGACCGCGCTGTTCTCCAACGTCGGTCCGTGGGTGCGCCGCTACGCCCGTGGCGCGTCGATCGTCAGCACGCTGCCGGCCTTCGACGGCGGCATCCAGGCCTCCGCGCGCGACGACGAGTACGACCGGCACCGGCTCACGATCGGCCCGGAGGACTTCCGCGGCGGCTTCGGCGTGTGGAGCGGCACCTCGTTCGCCGCACCGCTCGTCGCGGGGCTCGTCGCGGCTCGTCTGCAGGCGCTGCCGGCGACGGAGGAGGCGGGGAAGGCGGTGACCCGCGCGGCGAAGGCGGTGACGGCCGTCCTCGCCGACGACGAGGCCTGA
- a CDS encoding NUDIX hydrolase family protein, with amino-acid sequence MPVRTPDPDPNERDDEGTPRDPLGGIGATGGRSGHPVGDGSFGHPAPGNAANPGWLTDIELAEARRRLPVLYVEAVPVRTDGMGQVIEVGILLRATPIGEISRTIVSGRVRYGETVRDALFRHLENDLGPMAFPLLPSAPVPFTVAEYFPIPGVSAFHDDRQHAVSLAFVVPVTGTCEPRQDALEVTWLKPEEAASDALAAEMEGGRGTLIRLALASVGALR; translated from the coding sequence ATGCCGGTTCGCACCCCCGATCCCGATCCGAACGAGCGCGACGACGAGGGAACCCCTCGCGATCCGCTCGGCGGCATCGGCGCGACCGGCGGCAGGTCTGGGCACCCGGTCGGCGACGGGTCGTTCGGGCATCCGGCGCCCGGCAACGCCGCCAACCCCGGGTGGCTCACCGACATCGAGCTGGCCGAGGCGCGCCGCCGTCTGCCTGTCCTGTACGTCGAGGCCGTGCCGGTGCGCACCGACGGCATGGGGCAGGTGATCGAGGTCGGGATCCTGCTGCGGGCCACCCCCATCGGCGAGATCAGCCGCACGATCGTGTCAGGACGCGTCCGCTACGGCGAGACCGTCCGCGACGCGCTGTTCCGCCACCTCGAGAACGACCTCGGGCCGATGGCGTTCCCGCTGCTGCCGTCCGCGCCCGTGCCGTTCACGGTCGCCGAGTACTTCCCGATCCCCGGGGTGAGCGCCTTCCACGACGACCGTCAGCACGCGGTCTCGCTCGCCTTCGTCGTCCCCGTCACGGGTACCTGCGAGCCGCGTCAGGACGCGCTCGAGGTGACCTGGCTGAAGCCGGAGGAGGCAGCATCCGACGCCCTCGCCGCTGAGATGGAAGGCGGCAGGGGCACGCTCATCCGTCTCGCGCTCGCCAGCGTCGGAGCGCTGCGCTGA
- a CDS encoding alpha/beta hydrolase → MTDVPALDPDAVLWSEPLDARRDAPLLVLLHGYGSHEHDLGGLIPHLPDAFAFAAVRAPLAPRWPTPGYAWYAIENLDAHDPDLVSSAASRFVEWVDAVAPGRTIGLLGFSQGAVVALQALRLRPERFAFVVNLAGYATPGELAGDEQLAVLRPPVFWGRGSRDEVIPAQLVVHTTHWLPAHSELSGRVYPELAHSVSEQELADVRTFLEKQLAALGQ, encoded by the coding sequence ATGACGGACGTCCCCGCCCTCGATCCCGACGCCGTGCTGTGGTCCGAGCCGCTCGACGCGCGCCGCGACGCGCCGCTCCTGGTGCTGCTGCACGGCTACGGCTCCCACGAGCACGACCTCGGCGGCCTCATCCCGCACCTGCCAGATGCGTTCGCGTTCGCCGCCGTGCGCGCGCCGCTCGCCCCGCGCTGGCCGACGCCCGGCTACGCCTGGTACGCCATCGAGAATCTCGACGCGCACGATCCCGACCTGGTCAGCTCGGCAGCATCCCGATTCGTCGAATGGGTGGATGCCGTGGCCCCGGGCCGCACGATCGGCCTGCTCGGCTTCTCGCAGGGCGCGGTCGTCGCCCTGCAGGCCCTGCGCCTGCGACCGGAGCGGTTCGCGTTCGTCGTCAATCTCGCGGGCTACGCCACGCCGGGCGAGCTGGCCGGCGACGAGCAGCTCGCCGTACTGAGGCCGCCGGTGTTCTGGGGGCGAGGGTCGCGCGACGAGGTCATCCCCGCGCAGCTCGTGGTGCACACGACGCACTGGCTGCCTGCGCACAGCGAGCTGAGCGGCCGCGTCTATCCCGAGCTGGCGCACAGCGTCTCCGAGCAGGAGCTCGCCGATGTGCGCACCTTCCTCGAGAAGCAGCTGGCCGCGCTCGGGCAGTGA
- a CDS encoding M3 family metallopeptidase gives MTALEPLAFPTDLDGWLSFATDRATERIARVRGVDERLAAETGLPVRERLALWNDAEIALHEATSEAYVLSESHPDESVRGAAESQVQALEALAAARLLDRGLWAAFDGADTGDLDAEEQRLLAFVQRDFRRGGVALDDAARERVRELTDRDTELGLAFSRSIRDGRREIRVEPAALAGLPDDFLAEHPAGDDGLVVLTTDYPDLMPVREYATDRGTRTALVAAYNDLAWPENEPVLAELLAVREERARLLGYTDWADFETEPRMIGSGAAIPAFLDRLDEASRDAAAAEYPLLLERLRVDDPDAEAVTLADFWYLASALKAENHDVDALEVRSYFSFDRVLPGVLETTGRLLDVEYVPVGVPTWHEDVHSYDVVRAGERLGRIHLDMHPREGKFTHAACFPLAPGIVGRSLPEAVLLCNFARGLMTHDEVVTFFHEFGHLVHDILGGAQRFVRFAGVATEWDFVEAPSQLLEEWAWDAGVLASFTANADGDPIPADLVARMRVADGFGRALEVRRQLGHANVSYHLHVDRPADLQAATERLYAASSPVRPLPGLHPYAGFGHLTGYGACYYTYQWSLVIARDLLSAFGGDLMDPEVARRYRREILEQGGRRDAADLVQAFLGRPYAFDAYRDWLAGS, from the coding sequence GTGACCGCGCTCGAACCTCTCGCCTTCCCGACCGACCTCGACGGCTGGCTCTCGTTCGCCACCGACCGCGCGACCGAGCGCATCGCACGCGTGCGGGGGGTGGACGAACGGCTCGCCGCGGAGACCGGGCTGCCCGTCCGTGAGCGCCTCGCGCTCTGGAACGACGCCGAGATCGCCCTGCACGAGGCCACCAGCGAGGCGTACGTCCTCAGCGAGTCGCACCCCGACGAGTCCGTCCGCGGCGCGGCGGAATCCCAGGTGCAGGCGCTCGAGGCGCTCGCCGCCGCCCGTCTGCTCGACCGCGGGCTGTGGGCGGCCTTCGACGGCGCCGACACCGGCGATCTCGACGCCGAGGAGCAGCGGCTGCTCGCCTTCGTGCAGCGCGATTTCCGGCGGGGCGGTGTCGCTCTCGACGACGCCGCGCGCGAGCGCGTGCGCGAGCTGACCGACCGCGACACGGAGCTCGGTCTCGCGTTCTCGCGCAGCATCCGCGACGGACGCCGTGAGATCAGGGTCGAGCCTGCCGCGCTCGCCGGGCTCCCCGACGACTTCCTCGCCGAGCATCCCGCCGGCGACGACGGCCTCGTCGTGCTGACCACCGACTACCCGGACCTCATGCCGGTGCGCGAGTACGCCACCGATCGCGGCACGCGCACCGCGCTCGTCGCCGCCTACAACGATCTCGCGTGGCCGGAGAACGAGCCGGTGCTGGCCGAGCTCCTCGCCGTCCGGGAGGAGCGGGCGCGCCTGCTCGGCTACACCGACTGGGCCGACTTCGAGACCGAGCCGCGCATGATCGGCTCCGGCGCCGCCATCCCCGCGTTCCTCGACCGGCTCGACGAGGCCTCGCGCGACGCCGCCGCGGCCGAGTACCCGCTGCTGCTCGAGCGGCTGCGCGTCGACGACCCCGACGCGGAGGCGGTGACCCTCGCCGACTTCTGGTACCTCGCCAGCGCCCTCAAGGCCGAGAACCACGATGTCGACGCCCTCGAGGTGCGCTCCTACTTCTCGTTCGACCGGGTGCTGCCCGGCGTGCTCGAGACCACCGGGCGGCTGCTCGACGTCGAGTACGTGCCGGTCGGGGTGCCCACCTGGCATGAGGACGTGCACTCGTACGATGTGGTGCGCGCGGGGGAGCGGCTCGGCCGCATCCATCTCGACATGCATCCGCGCGAGGGCAAGTTCACCCACGCCGCCTGCTTCCCGCTCGCGCCCGGCATCGTCGGTCGGAGCCTCCCCGAGGCCGTGCTGCTGTGCAACTTCGCGCGCGGTCTCATGACGCACGACGAGGTCGTCACGTTCTTCCACGAGTTCGGGCACCTCGTCCACGACATCCTCGGCGGCGCGCAGCGCTTCGTCCGCTTCGCGGGTGTCGCGACCGAGTGGGACTTCGTCGAGGCGCCCAGCCAGCTGCTCGAGGAGTGGGCGTGGGACGCGGGGGTCCTCGCCTCGTTCACCGCCAACGCGGACGGCGACCCCATCCCGGCCGACCTGGTCGCGCGCATGCGCGTGGCCGACGGGTTCGGCCGTGCGCTCGAGGTGCGCAGGCAGCTCGGCCACGCCAACGTCAGCTACCACCTGCACGTGGATCGTCCCGCCGATCTGCAGGCGGCGACCGAGCGCCTGTATGCCGCGTCGAGCCCCGTGCGGCCGCTGCCGGGACTGCATCCCTACGCCGGGTTCGGGCACCTCACCGGCTACGGCGCCTGCTACTACACGTACCAGTGGAGCCTCGTGATCGCCCGCGATCTGCTGTCGGCCTTCGGGGGCGATCTGATGGACCCCGAGGTCGCCCGCCGGTACCGGCGGGAGATCCTCGAGCAGGGTGGCCGGCGCGACGCGGCCGACCTCGTGCAGGCGTTCCTGGGGCGTCCGTACGCCTTCGACGCGTACCGCGACTGGCTCGCCGGCTCCTGA
- a CDS encoding RNA polymerase sigma factor yields the protein MTEPDSPHLRDPSEDDGVADAAPSIWERAAEDFHRWQGGDARAMDDLVRLMTPVLWHVVRAYGLDTMLAEDVVQSTWLTLVRRHDSIADERAVAGWLTTTARREAWRVGRAHQRVRPTETPDLEPHLPVEDSAEDRAQHRDRDRRLWGAVGVLDERCRRLLRIVAFEERPDYARIALDLAMPVGSIGPTRQRCLSKLRTALEADGWRGETRDL from the coding sequence ATGACCGAACCCGACTCCCCGCACCTCCGCGACCCCTCGGAGGACGACGGGGTCGCTGACGCTGCGCCGAGCATCTGGGAGCGTGCCGCGGAGGACTTCCACCGCTGGCAGGGCGGCGATGCGCGGGCCATGGACGACCTGGTGCGCCTGATGACACCCGTGCTGTGGCACGTCGTGCGGGCCTACGGCCTGGACACCATGCTCGCCGAGGACGTCGTCCAGTCGACGTGGCTGACGCTCGTGCGCAGGCACGACTCGATCGCCGACGAGCGCGCTGTCGCCGGGTGGCTGACGACCACCGCCCGCAGGGAGGCCTGGCGGGTGGGACGCGCGCACCAGCGCGTCCGTCCCACCGAGACGCCCGACCTCGAGCCGCACCTGCCGGTCGAGGACTCGGCGGAGGACCGCGCACAGCATCGCGACCGGGATCGGCGCCTCTGGGGCGCGGTCGGCGTCCTCGACGAGCGCTGCCGCCGGCTGCTGCGGATCGTGGCGTTCGAAGAGCGTCCCGACTACGCGCGCATCGCACTCGATCTGGCCATGCCGGTCGGATCGATCGGCCCGACCCGACAGCGCTGCCTCAGCAAGCTGCGCACCGCCCTGGAGGCGGACGGATGGAGAGGAGAGACCCGTGATCTCTGA
- a CDS encoding cell division initiation protein gives MTDQQVPSRTSESDGRSPFDELIGAGVAAAAGTSFATAFRGYDRDEVDAAIAGLQQRQRADAERIAELQDENHRAAEAATRSRKAAERLEARTRQAESAGNENVERLEAELAAAVARAADADQKVQALSDELVGASGESANKERFEEILRVAEDQASLLIRNATVQAERLLDAAREEILNRRKETQAEAAAIIAQAENDAQQARLRIDTETTAHQAQIEREAAHAAEKVSQAEQEAAAIRTEAEKGAAALRSMVARETERARSEAEDAVRELRVRALEFEESLTRRQDDAQQEFLVLHNQAVAHAERITQDANEQVTASLEHAQRVAAKAEDFEKLMRAQAQQTEADANLRAREHLDRAHVKAQKIIDTVTAHSQSVLRDAEDRTRQLRWQQQQLTSFMAEVREMIRPEAPLEDEATGADDAADDTAPSDDAEDSAAQD, from the coding sequence ATGACTGATCAGCAGGTGCCGTCACGCACGTCCGAATCCGACGGCCGCTCGCCGTTCGACGAGCTCATCGGCGCGGGAGTCGCCGCGGCCGCAGGGACCTCGTTCGCGACCGCCTTCCGCGGCTACGACCGCGACGAGGTGGACGCGGCGATCGCGGGTCTGCAGCAGCGCCAGCGCGCCGACGCCGAGCGCATCGCGGAGCTGCAGGACGAGAACCACCGCGCCGCGGAGGCCGCCACCCGCAGCCGCAAGGCGGCCGAGCGCCTGGAGGCGCGCACCCGGCAGGCCGAATCGGCGGGCAACGAGAACGTGGAGCGGCTCGAGGCCGAGCTCGCCGCCGCCGTCGCGCGCGCCGCGGACGCCGACCAGAAGGTGCAGGCGCTCAGCGACGAGCTCGTCGGCGCGTCCGGCGAGTCCGCGAACAAGGAGCGGTTCGAGGAGATCCTCCGCGTCGCGGAGGACCAGGCGAGCCTCCTCATCCGCAACGCCACCGTTCAGGCCGAGCGTCTGCTCGACGCCGCCCGCGAAGAGATCCTCAACCGTCGCAAGGAGACGCAGGCCGAGGCCGCGGCGATCATCGCGCAGGCGGAGAACGACGCCCAGCAGGCGCGCCTGCGCATCGACACCGAGACGACGGCGCACCAGGCCCAGATCGAGCGGGAGGCGGCTCACGCCGCCGAGAAGGTGTCGCAGGCCGAGCAGGAGGCGGCGGCCATCCGCACCGAGGCCGAGAAGGGTGCGGCCGCGCTGCGCTCGATGGTGGCCCGCGAGACCGAGCGCGCGCGCTCCGAGGCAGAGGATGCCGTCCGCGAGCTGCGCGTGCGCGCCCTCGAGTTCGAGGAGTCGCTGACGCGCCGCCAGGACGACGCCCAGCAGGAGTTCCTCGTGCTGCACAACCAGGCCGTCGCGCACGCGGAGCGCATCACGCAGGACGCCAACGAGCAGGTCACCGCCTCGCTCGAGCACGCCCAGCGGGTCGCGGCGAAGGCGGAGGACTTCGAGAAGCTCATGCGGGCACAGGCCCAGCAGACCGAGGCCGACGCGAACCTCCGTGCGCGCGAGCACCTCGACCGTGCGCACGTGAAGGCGCAGAAGATCATCGACACCGTCACCGCCCACTCGCAGTCGGTGCTGCGCGACGCGGAGGACCGCACGCGCCAGCTCCGCTGGCAGCAGCAGCAGCTCACGAGCTTCATGGCCGAGGTGCGCGAGATGATCCGCCCGGAGGCTCCGCTCGAGGACGAGGCGACCGGGGCGGACGACGCCGCGGACGACACCGCGCCGTCCGACGACGCCGAGGATTCGGCCGCGCAGGACTGA
- a CDS encoding CHAT domain-containing protein, with product MTSPAEELRQRGLRLTNQRRYPEARRVLEQAAALSASPDVTARIAGTLAYVLGQMGEAAEGERLVRRALEEPALGAHAFGVVAGQLGSLLWNRGRLDEALEWFGRAIDTIPDDPVAVANLRMNRSVLLMQRGDLAGSAVDLEHAAAAYAAEGSDVEMAEAQHNLGYVSLLGGDLLRAMREMTAARPAIAHASPANAAIGDVDMAEVLRDAGLVTDAERLLQGAALVFGRARMPGARAEAELQLARSLLRHDTTRSGRTARSAARRFAAAGNRLGSARAEAIALRAGFAGGSIDRAGRQVVDPRRRPADADVDRVARALHRGGLRNDAVALRLSRELWRATHAVASGPLPRLPETASLEVRLLAQEVRAARAAARRRDAEARRHAAAGLDELADWRSSFGSLDMQTSLAMHGNGLILAGLGAAVRSGRPDAVFEWSERARHLSLQVVPLRPPPDAEAAADLAELRILRADLAGADWMADPRAIELSDRLRRRQWIATGTADVSERVDLAAFGGGLDEDTALLAYVFSPEGLSCLVVTRAGATLVDLPGWAAARADLAGLRSDLDVSASVRSGPMAEVVRRGLAARLARLSAALLDAPLARSGTTRVVLTVPGVLAGLPWGMLPGLAGRGFTLAGSASRWAGGRTMLQAAPTSAGFAAGPRVARGDEEVGAAASAWTSPRVLDGAHVTVDAVAALGGEVGVLHVAAHGRHAVDNPLFSGLELADGVLFGYDIDRMPRVPDVVVLSACEVGRSAVRWGEEAVGMTRAWLHAGARCVVAAPVVVADDDACELLGALHGGLSAGLSPATALAAAAGRTGILAPFQCHGDGF from the coding sequence GTGACCTCCCCGGCGGAAGAGCTGCGACAGCGCGGCCTGCGGCTGACCAATCAGCGGCGGTACCCCGAGGCGCGCCGCGTCCTCGAGCAGGCCGCCGCGCTCTCGGCGAGCCCCGATGTCACGGCCCGGATCGCCGGCACCCTCGCGTACGTGCTCGGCCAGATGGGCGAAGCGGCCGAGGGCGAGCGGCTGGTGCGGCGGGCACTCGAGGAGCCGGCGCTCGGCGCCCACGCGTTCGGCGTCGTCGCGGGCCAGCTGGGCAGCCTGCTGTGGAACCGCGGCCGGCTCGACGAGGCGCTCGAGTGGTTCGGCCGGGCGATCGACACCATCCCCGACGACCCCGTCGCGGTCGCCAATCTGCGGATGAACAGGTCGGTCCTACTGATGCAGCGCGGCGACCTCGCGGGCAGCGCGGTCGACCTCGAGCACGCCGCGGCGGCCTACGCCGCGGAAGGCAGCGACGTCGAAATGGCCGAGGCCCAGCACAACCTCGGCTACGTGTCGCTGCTCGGCGGCGACCTGCTGCGGGCGATGCGCGAGATGACCGCGGCGCGCCCCGCGATCGCGCATGCGTCCCCGGCGAACGCCGCCATCGGCGACGTCGACATGGCCGAGGTGCTGCGCGATGCGGGGCTGGTCACCGATGCGGAGCGCCTCCTGCAGGGTGCCGCGCTCGTGTTCGGACGTGCACGGATGCCGGGCGCCCGCGCCGAGGCGGAACTCCAGCTCGCGCGCTCGCTGCTGCGCCACGACACCACGCGGTCCGGTCGCACCGCGCGGTCGGCGGCGCGGCGGTTCGCGGCGGCGGGCAACCGTCTCGGGTCAGCGCGCGCGGAGGCGATCGCGCTGCGCGCGGGATTCGCCGGAGGGTCGATCGACCGGGCAGGGCGTCAGGTCGTCGACCCGCGGCGCCGACCCGCCGATGCCGACGTCGACCGCGTCGCCCGCGCGCTGCACCGCGGCGGGCTGCGCAACGACGCCGTCGCGCTGCGACTGTCGCGCGAGCTGTGGCGGGCGACGCACGCCGTCGCATCCGGCCCGCTGCCGCGGCTCCCCGAGACCGCGTCGCTGGAGGTGCGGCTGCTGGCGCAGGAGGTGCGCGCGGCGCGCGCCGCCGCCCGCCGGCGGGACGCGGAGGCCCGGCGTCATGCCGCGGCCGGCCTGGACGAGCTCGCCGACTGGCGCTCGTCGTTCGGCAGCCTCGACATGCAGACCTCGCTCGCGATGCACGGCAACGGCCTCATCCTGGCCGGACTCGGCGCCGCTGTGCGGTCGGGGCGTCCTGACGCGGTCTTCGAGTGGTCGGAGCGCGCCAGGCACCTCAGCCTGCAGGTCGTGCCCCTGCGCCCGCCGCCCGACGCCGAGGCGGCGGCGGACCTCGCCGAGCTGCGCATCCTCCGGGCCGACCTGGCCGGTGCCGACTGGATGGCGGATCCGCGCGCGATCGAGCTGAGCGACCGGCTCCGCCGCCGCCAGTGGATCGCCACCGGCACGGCCGACGTCTCGGAGCGCGTGGACCTCGCGGCCTTCGGCGGCGGACTCGACGAGGACACCGCGCTGCTGGCGTACGTCTTCAGCCCGGAAGGGCTCAGCTGCCTGGTCGTCACCCGCGCAGGCGCGACCCTCGTCGACCTGCCCGGCTGGGCCGCGGCGCGTGCCGACCTCGCGGGGCTGCGCTCCGACCTCGACGTGTCGGCGTCCGTGCGGTCAGGGCCCATGGCCGAGGTCGTCCGGCGCGGGCTGGCGGCGCGGCTCGCGCGGCTGTCGGCTGCGCTGCTCGACGCGCCTCTCGCCCGATCCGGTACCACCAGAGTCGTGCTGACGGTTCCCGGCGTGCTCGCCGGGCTCCCGTGGGGCATGCTCCCCGGCCTCGCCGGGCGTGGCTTCACGCTCGCGGGATCGGCCTCGCGGTGGGCAGGCGGGCGGACGATGCTGCAGGCGGCGCCGACGAGCGCGGGCTTCGCGGCAGGGCCACGGGTCGCCCGCGGTGACGAGGAGGTCGGGGCGGCAGCATCCGCCTGGACATCGCCGCGCGTCCTCGACGGCGCGCATGTCACGGTCGATGCCGTCGCGGCGCTCGGGGGCGAGGTCGGCGTCCTGCACGTCGCCGCGCACGGCAGGCATGCGGTGGACAACCCGCTGTTCTCGGGCCTGGAGCTCGCCGACGGCGTGCTGTTCGGCTATGACATCGACCGTATGCCGCGGGTGCCGGACGTCGTCGTGCTCTCGGCCTGCGAGGTCGGACGCTCGGCGGTGCGCTGGGGCGAGGAGGCGGTGGGCATGACGAGGGCCTGGCTGCACGCCGGGGCGCGCTGCGTCGTCGCGGCCCCCGTCGTGGTCGCGGACGACGACGCCTGCGAGCTGCTCGGCGCGCTGCACGGAGGGCTCTCCGCGGGCCTGTCTCCCGCGACGGCGCTCGCCGCGGCGGCCGGACGCACCGGCATCCTGGCGCCCTTCCAGTGCCACGGCGACGGATTCTGA